One segment of Polypterus senegalus isolate Bchr_013 chromosome 8, ASM1683550v1, whole genome shotgun sequence DNA contains the following:
- the spic gene encoding transcription factor Spi-C yields the protein MSCSDQDMLSQHFQDAIEVLQQQSDLQQQQQPDVCYSFENFQQMQSRTSLNCYNSMSVYEEQTSSWTEIPNWVHTIADGPPVYNFNNCQENQLVYSVLHSQRSGKGRKKLRLYEYLHEALCDSNMSDSIQWVDKSNGTFQFVSKNKEKLAERWGKRKGNRKTMTYQKMARALRNYSRTGEIIKIRRKLTYQFNPVILQRLNPTHTLGRDGLFYQYIPTDHGNYAVDNWQSGYSHYNYDSLHDLNYSVIHSAT from the exons aTG AGTTGCTCTGACCAAGACATGCTAAGCCAACACTTCCAAGATGCAATAGAAGTTTTACAGCAACAATCAGACCTTCAGCAGCAACAACAGCCTG ATGTCTGCTACAGTTTTGAAAATTTCCAGCAGATGCAGTCTCGAACCAGTCTCAACTGTTACAACTCCATGTCTGTGTATGAGGAACAAACATCCAGCTGGACAGAGATACCG AACTGGGTTCACACAATTGCAGATGGCCCTCCAGTATACAACTTTAACAACTGCCAGGAAAATCAacttgtttattctgttttacatTCCCAACGAAGTGGAAAAG gtagaaaaaaacTACGGCTCTATGAATACCTCCATGAAGCACTGTGTGACTCAAATATGTCTGATTCAATACAGTGGGTGGACAAAAGTAATGGCACTTTTCAATTTGTGTCAAAAAACAAAGAGAAGCTGGCAGAACGTTGGGGGAAGAGAAAGGGCAATCGAAAAACCATGACTTACCAGAAAATGGCTCGTGCCTTACGAAACTACAGCAGGACTGGTGAGATTATTAAGATTCGGAGGAAGCTGACTTATCAGTTTAACCCAGTGATTTTACAAAGACTAAATCCCACTCACACACTGGGACGAGATGGATTGTTTTACCAGTATATACCTACAGACCATGGCAACTATGCAGTAGATAACTGGCAAAGTGGTTACAGCCACTACAATTATGACTCTCTGCATGACCTCAATTATTCGGTGATACACTCAGCTACATAA
- the spi2 gene encoding transcription factor Spi-B encodes MNTVQGDLEVILEFLEEHRRCKKENDQDFIRENNIFGFHCYEYYNSDVNTKCDLLHFPEHIFKSEHLEKEPSSLNIGDVSTVSPDNQLNHCISSDPGLNYSDSKVAKKKKIRLFQFLFEMLEDPNMAHYISWVHQSSGMFQFSSENKDKLAEIWGRRKGNRKIMTYQKMSRALRNYARTGEITKVKMKLTYQFSGFILNSLRKECQFIDKQAAYVEMVPGLQD; translated from the exons ATG AACACAGTACAAGGGGACCTTGAAGTTATTCTGGAATTTCTGGAAGAACACAGGAGATGTAAGAAAGAAAATGATCAAGATTTCATTAGAG aaaacaacatttttggatTCCATTGCTATGAATACTATAACAGTGATGTAAATACAAAGtgtgatttattacattttccaGAACACATCTTCAAGAGTGAG CATTTAGAGAAAGAGCCTTCCAGTTTAAACATCGGGGATGTTTCCACAGTGTCTCCAGATAATCAGCTGAACCACTGTATCTCGTCAGACCCTGGGCTCAATTACAGTGATAGCAAAGTGGCAAAAA AAAAGAAGATACGCCTTTTCCAGTTCCTATTTGAAATGCTGGAGGACCCGAACATGGCTCATTACATCTCCTGGGTACATCAATCTAGTGGCATGTTCCAGTTTTCTTCTGAAAACAAGGACAAACTGGCAGAGATCTGGGGTCGAAGGAAAGgcaacaggaaaataatgacctATCAGAAAATGTCCAGAGCTTTGCGCAATTATGCAAGAACAGGGGAGATcacaaaagttaaaatgaaacTGACATACCAGTTTAGTGGATTTATTTTGAACTCCTTAAGAAAAGAATGTCAGTTTATTGACAAACAGGCTGCTTATGTGGAGATGGTGCCAGGTTTACAAGACTAG